The sequence AAATGCTTTAAGAGAATAACTTCATACAACTAcataaatacagagaaaaagtgTCCAGgtacaaacacatattttagtACCAAGGTATTTAGGTTATTAGGAAGCAAAACACACCTTATAAATTTATTGAAATTGACTGAATTAAGATTATCAACTAAGATCATATGTGTTAGTAAAGTGCTAAAATGCTCAGGTATGttagaaaacaacaaaccacaATTTTATATTTGGTCACAGCTGATGTCACTGTTTTGCAAAGTACTTcagataaatcaataaaactgcAATTCTGCTTCTATCCAGCCATCTGGTTTAAGCTCTGAATAAATGACAAACAAAGCTAAAGTCTTTCATTTCTCTGACTTTAGCTTGTTTCTCTTCACTAAAAGACCAACATCTTGTGTAAACAGCTGCTGTCCCGTTGTTGCTTTTATGCACTTGTTGCATTGTGAAGACTGTGATTGCCACTTTCGTCCGACTGCGTCTCTACAATACTCAGTTTCAAACTTTCATCTCTTGGACCACattcctctgtctcttcttctcttcctctcttttcagTCTGTTTAGCACCTATACCCCTGTCTGCTCTTTGTTCTCCAACTGTTCCCTCTGCCTGGTCGTTAAGGTCCATGGTATCATTTTGTTCTATCTCAGTTCTCATCTGTGTCTTGTTTGTGCACCATGGTTCTGTTGTTAATGTTCTCATTTTATCACTAGCCTCTTTAAAGCAGTTCTCCAGTTCTGCCACTGGCCCCTTATCAGAGAACAGGTGATCCATGTATGCCTGGGCGTACTGATCTGAGGTTATCAGTTCCAGGTTAATGGAGGTGCTCTCAGTTGAAGAGGCATCATCAGAACCAGAAgcttcttctctccatcttctccCTGTTAAGTGCAGCTTAGTTCAGCTAAATGTAGTTTGGTTGAGGCTGTCATACTGTCGGTAGTTTCGTTATTTACTTCAAGAAAGTCTACCTGTCTTTGCCTCCAACGTGGGTCGAGGTATGGTCACActctttcctgtttctctgtctgtcacagtcAGTCCTGTCATGGCTCCCTCCTCTGGCACCTCATGGGAGGGATCGTGGGATTTTAACCCCCCTCCTCGACATTTCACAACATGCACTGTATTAGATTTATAATGCCTAGAATGGAGAGATTGGGGTGATATCTTAGcaggaagaatgaaaaaaaaaacaatttcagtcGTCTTtttagcactttttttttttaactttatggCTTTAATGAATTTCCCATTTTACTCACATGCTGGTGATTGTGTCACAATTGCTGCTATTCTCTGTCAGGCTTTGTATTTGAACAAGTCAGAGTCTAAGCCGAAAGTTTAGAGCTGGACTTTTCTGACAGCTGGTgaagttttgttgtttttttattcttttgttgttgtttctgtcaaaGGTGGAACAGACTGGGGTGCTTGTCTCAAAGCAGACAGCCAGGCCCTGTGTGGCTGTGGTTTCCACTGTCAGTATGCTTTATTAGGCTCGTGCAACTGaaatgctgtgtgtttgctctctGACAACATAGTTTTCCTTTCACATCCACCTACAGTACAAACTCCAACTCCTCCAAGCACAACCAGTAAAACCAGTAGACTGTCTGAACTTGGATTGACTCAGGCAACTTAATATGTTCCTGCTCAAATGTTTTacttgaaaaataataattagttatgacaactgaaagcataACATGCAGCCCTCTGGAGCATCATATAGACATGTTTGCTGTTAAGCTGCCATAGTTTTAAGACTCTACTAAGGTCGACTGGTAGATTGACGCACTTATTGTACTACCTGTAAGCAGGGATGATCTGAGTGAGGTCTTCCTTGTATTGCTCCAGTGCTGCCCTTGCAGCCAGAGGTTCAACCTGACCATCAAGAACAGCAAGGTAAATTAACATCTGGGTGTGAAACGCTGCTCCACTGGCCCAGTGTCTCAGAGACCTGGAGGgacagaaaaccaaaataacCTCATGACCACTGCTTTTACCCCAGTACAGCATTTGACTGTATACTTCTCCTTTCACTTCCATGCACCTAGTTCTGCCCTGATATTATTCCTGTATTCTAGTATTATAATCTGCTCTACTGTATTCTATTTTACTGTCCTCTACtctgtattatattttatttactcactGCTGTGTGGCATTTTGCCCTGTGCAACAATTCTTCCACTCCCTGCATGCTGCTCTACTGAATATCCTCGCCCACTTCACTGTGCTCACAAGTACAGTCCACTCTCACCTGGAGTCGCAGTCTCCCCCCAGCAGACTGATCTTCAGCTGGGTGAGGATGAGACTGAGCTGGGCCTCAAGTCTGACACAGTCCTGGATCAGCCTGTCTTTCTGACTCAAGTTGATCCTACAGCGCTTCAGGTATTCCTCCATCACCTCTTGGAGCTCCCAGACTCTCTGCTGGAAGTAGAAAGTCGAGCATCAGAATTGTAGTATAGAAATCGTTTGCAATAACTTGAATTTGTGGATTAATAACTGCCCTAAACCTTCTTTCAGAGGCTTTACCTGGCATGATGATGACCCTGCTGACTTTCCTTTCACTCCTGATGACTGTTTTGTATAAGCCATGTCCACCACAATAGTTATTACTAATCCCACCAGGCTGGCTAGACGTGGCTCATCTGAGAAGGCTGTCAGTCGGCCAATCAGATCCCTCAGGTAGGTGGGAGCCCTAGTCCTGATGTCTCTCTGCAGCTGAGTGAggtgaaatgaacagaaatattCACAGGACCAATTGCTGTTTCTTACCATGTGACTTAATAAAATCAAACTAGATTGCTGtcctttgttttgaaaaataacagtgaacagcattttgttgtaaTCATATCGCCTCTTCTTTCAAATCCCTAACTGGAGCACATTTCTAAGCCCGAGTGGTGCTTCATGTCTCAAGGCAACATCTGTCTTTCCCCTCCTGTGCGTTTCCATCTGCACTTCATGACTGAATGGAAATTTAGGTGAAATCAATGAGCAGTTCACCCTCTCGATCTATTTCCAAAAGAACAGGTCTATGTCTCCTCAAAGTTTTAATCATATGCAGCATCACTGTTACTCATACACTGTCACACTTTCTTTTAAATCTCATAAACCTGTTGCAGTTGTTCCTGGAGGCTGGCCCGGGACTCAAAGCTCTCATTGTGATTGGCTAGGAGGAGAGGGTGGACGACGCTGAGGTCAGGTACGGCACCACCTTCCAACATGGTATTGTAGAGGAGAGAACCAATTGCATCCTTCATTTGAGAAAGCTCTTCTTCTGATGACAACAGCTGACCCATGATGATACTTGTATTCTTGTATGTGTAGTGACAAATCAGCAATAATTTATGACTGCATCGtatgagggaaagaaaagagagaaaatacacaACTTCAGGTaatacagtacaaaaacaaacttacagCAATGAACAGTGAACCACATATTGAGATGATGCTATTGGAGTAATTAGGAGCAGAgattaaaaacatcacataGTATACTAGATTTTACACATGTCAATATATTTAAAGTCTACACAACTGACACATTGAAAATATATGATTGTTTATATCAACAGGATGTTACGTTTTCCAAATAATTCCAAAACAGCTCCTTATTGTTTCACATTAGTCACATCTAATGTCTTTCTTACTTCAGTGAGTTATGTTTTGGTCACCTACTTCTTTTGtcccttcttcctcctctagCCCCCGCCTGCTGCAGTAAAGATTAACCAAGACAACACAGCAGAAAATTGAAACTCAGCTGTAAACCTAGACCTCCCCCTAGCTGTACCAAGCAGGAAGTGCAACCAGTGTAAACTTGGAAGGGTTTTTCATGTCCTCAAAGCCAAACGGCCCGGCCTGTTATGTCCGAGTAATCTCCATCTGGGAAGGTTTTTGTTGCCTGGATAATTGAAACCTCTGAGAGCAGTTATTTTGCACTCTTTCTTGTGCTGCTATCATTAAGTGAATGGATAACAGTGAAATTAAACTAATCCTCCTTGTGCTGGGGGACTCCCTGGAAGAAGCCAGAGGTCCTTGGGAATGAAAGTAATAGCTACAAACTCTTTATGGCTGTGTCACAGACTGAAAAAATAGGCCAAgggctttcatttttttatttagctaaATGGAACAGCAGCCTTGGTGGTGGTGTGATGTTGACTTTTTTTACTTGATAAAATATGGGGCAAGGGGATTTGGGATTTTATGTAGTGTGAGAGATGTTCTTTATTAACTGGGACAAGGGCTTGTGAACTGTCAGATTTCagagttttgtgtgtatgcagtCACTACAGTAGCTAAATGAACTTCCCCATACATTGTTGGGGACTTAATTAATTTCTGTATTAACAATGCATCACAAAATGATCTGTCATCTGAAATTGGCCATTCATAGTGACAAAACCACTGAGAATTATCACCTGACTATATGAAGCTTTTTAGTGTCTAAAACTAATAATTTCTCATCAGCCTTGTTTCGAGCCACATCAGGCAGCTATTCTAGCACAATAGCTCTGATAAACCCAGTTAACTCTCTGCACAGCACAAAACAGCAGGCAGCTGCTCAGGAGTCATATTGGTAGAGACCAGACCAAAGCCAAAAGCACAGTGAATGCTAATGTGCTAATGTTGCTACCAATATAACCATACCTGCTTTGTAATTTGAAAACATTCTGATCTTGTGTTGCACTGCCTCCAGGTCCCATTACTCACATAAATACTGCACTAAGATAAAGTTATATATGTTGCCATATAGGCCAATGTACACTGTCTTTGCACTTCACCAGAGCATGGATTCACAGAGAAGAAACCTACGTTACTCTCACCAATTGGATGAGTGCCTCTTTAGAGCTGAAAGATTTGCAGCACTTAAGCAAATCAGCTAAATTGGCAGAGACCAACTTCACCACAAATAGAAGAATTGACCTTTTCAGTGGACTACGTTCCAAAATGTAGTATAAAAAGAACAggtgtgaaaaataaaatgaaggatGACTGAATGCCATTTTGCTGCTTCAGTCTCAGGATCCTGGTTCTGTGCATGCAGGCATGCTGCCACAGACTGGAATAAAACAGGCCCTCTGTTAATCTTATTaactgtgcttttctgtttagAAATTCCCAAAGGAACAAGCTGaactgaattttttaaaatgtacatatttaatTAATATGATTCTGAATTCGTAATTTGATTTAAGATCACACAGGAtatgaacacaaaacacaaacaagcacatgGAAAGTAATTATAATATGTCTAAAAACCCACACTTGTTTACCATAAATATACCAGGTGTTGTAATAAACATGACAATGATATGATGGTGTTTACAAAATTGAAGACAGCAAACCTGTAGGACACACACAACAGGCACAACACAAACCATGCATGGACCAATACACACACTTTTCCTCATTTCCATTTCACTCACCTTCAGTCTGCTTGTTGA is a genomic window of Mastacembelus armatus chromosome 15, fMasArm1.2, whole genome shotgun sequence containing:
- the LOC113131366 gene encoding uncharacterized protein LOC113131366 isoform X2, whose protein sequence is MGQLLSSEEELSQMKDAIGSLLYNTMLEGGAVPDLSVVHPLLLANHNESFESRASLQEQLQQLQRDIRTRAPTYLRDLIGRLTAFSDEPRLASLVGLVITIVVDMAYTKQSSGVKGKSAGSSSCQRVWELQEVMEEYLKRCRINLSQKDRLIQDCVRLEAQLSLILTQLKISLLGGDCDSRSLRHWASGAAFHTQMLIYLAVLDGQVEPLAARAALEQYKEDLTQIIPAYRHYKSNTVHVVKCRGGGLKSHDPSHEVPEEGAMTGLTVTDRETGKSVTIPRPTLEAKTGRRWREEASGSDDASSTESTSINLELITSDQYAQAYMDHLFSDKGPVAELENCFKEASDKMRTLTTEPWCTNKTQMRTEIEQNDTMDLNDQAEGTVGEQRADRGIGAKQTEKRGREEETEECGPRDESLKLSIVETQSDESGNHSLHNATSA
- the LOC113131366 gene encoding uncharacterized protein LOC113131366 isoform X1, with protein sequence MGQLLSSEEELSQMKDAIGSLLYNTMLEGGAVPDLSVVHPLLLANHNESFESRASLQEQLQQLQRDIRTRAPTYLRDLIGRLTAFSDEPRLASLVGLVITIVVDMAYTKQSSGVKGKSAGSSSCQQRVWELQEVMEEYLKRCRINLSQKDRLIQDCVRLEAQLSLILTQLKISLLGGDCDSRSLRHWASGAAFHTQMLIYLAVLDGQVEPLAARAALEQYKEDLTQIIPAYRHYKSNTVHVVKCRGGGLKSHDPSHEVPEEGAMTGLTVTDRETGKSVTIPRPTLEAKTGRRWREEASGSDDASSTESTSINLELITSDQYAQAYMDHLFSDKGPVAELENCFKEASDKMRTLTTEPWCTNKTQMRTEIEQNDTMDLNDQAEGTVGEQRADRGIGAKQTEKRGREEETEECGPRDESLKLSIVETQSDESGNHSLHNATSA